The sequence below is a genomic window from Brachyhypopomus gauderio isolate BG-103 chromosome 5, BGAUD_0.2, whole genome shotgun sequence.
CATTATGGTGTAACTGGACTTCCAACTTGTTAGTTTTATGGTCTAATAATGTTATTTATAAATGCCCCTGTATAAGACCTTCAGGTTGTGTTACAATGATATGACGAAACATAATGGTTGAATATTAAACAGCTGCAGAAGTCAGTGAGAGGGAGTCATGTTTGATTTCTGTACAGGCCAAAGTGAAGTACTTCTGCGTAGGTGGGATAATGACCTGCGTGGGTTGGTGGCCCCCTCTGGAAAATCTAGTTCTTCAGCAGTGGTGACAGCCAGAGTGAAGCAGTGTTGTAGTCTACACTTGTTATGCCTGAACTCACTGTCTCTGTGAAGCATTATAACAGCCTTTAGGTAAAATTAAAGATATAGTTACACATATATTAATTTTATTTCTGATTTGCAGTTTTATGCACAAAAATGTTTAGACATATCTGTTTAGATaacattgtttttatatattggTCTCACTGTGTGAGTCAGCTGGTCTATTTTTTTAAGCTCAGACAAATTTTTGCAGTTTGCCCACTTTATAGTGTGTGACATGCAATGTTCTCTTCTGTTATACTTGGGCTCCCTCTCATACATCCGTGTATCTATGGACTTACAAAAGAGGGAACTTGCGTTAGTAACAGTGACAGTGGATCTTGTAGTGTTGAGGGTTTCCCTCAGGCTGTGTTACCGAGAGCTGCATCTCAACGTTGGGCTGGAACCACAGGCAACCACACAGCCACTGCCGGGCCTCAGCAAAGCTAATACCCAGCAGCTGTTGGGAGTGGAGGGTCCAGTGAGACCCAGAGCTGTCACAGCTACAGGCAGACTCAGACTGAAGCTAGCCGGCACGCACACTGTGGGAGGACTCACTCCCCCTCCATCCACTCATAGAATCACGCCATCAACAAAGCACTTGAGGAGATCTTGTGTTCTTGTAAGAGAGGTGGGTCTAAATGTCCAGGTCAATTTGTTACAGCACAGGgaggctttttttttcttggtgTTTGAATTATGTGATTTACAATGAAAGAGTTTATAGTGTAAAGGGAGGGTCAGGTTCATTGGTCCCTATGGCCGCTTTTCTTAGAAAAGCATGAAATGGCTCATGTTGTTAGCTCATTGCGGGTTTTCTGAAGATGTGTTATGACTCAGTGCTTGAGACCCCATTAATTTTACCCCTTTTGTTACACAGAGTAAGACCCCTCATACATGGCCATGTAGGAGTGATTTGTGTGAGAGTGGTCCTTGGGGTGAAACTGAGTTGCAGATATAATGGATGAAAAGAACATTTGAGATGCATGGCCCCTCTGACCCCCCAGGTTTGTGTTCTCCCCAGACCCGTTCAGAGAAGGCCAGCCCTACGGCAGTGCATTCCTGCCTAGCCTGTTTAGCTTTTCTTTACTGGGTGTGCTTGTGGGTGGATCTTATCATACGTTTCACTCTCAACACTTTCTATACCACTggggaaagagagggatggCCAACCCCACCCCATGTTTCCCCTCAAGACCCCTGTAGGTAGATTGCTCTGAGCTGTGGTATAAAGttcacagtggtgtgtgtgtgtgtgtgtgtgtgtgtgtgtgtgtgtgtgtgtgtgtgtgtgtgtgtgtgtgtgtgtctgcaggtggATCAGCGTGTCTTTAAGGACCTGATGAATGAGAAACTACCCCGTCTTCATGCCCATTTTGAGCAGTATAAGGTGGACTTCTCCCTCATCACCTTTAACTGGTTCCTGGTGGTGTTTGTAGACAGCGTGGTCAGCGATATCCTCTTCAAGATATGGGATGCATTTCTCTACGAAGGACCCAAGGTGAGATTGAAAATCTCAGTGTGAGTCTTTCGTAATTTAGATTTAGCCGTGCTGAGGCATTTGATGAGGCATAAAGGATAATTTGATCATTAATCATTTGAATCTGTGTGAGTGATAATCATCGTAATCTGCTGTTAGGGCATGTTTATGTGGACACTCTTATGTGAGGGTTGCGACTGGCTGACTGAGTTGGTCAGTGGGGCACATTTGCATTAGTGGTATCGCTCATTGACCTGCTCCAAGGCAAAAGTTAAATCTAAACAGTTGAGATTTCTGCACTCTTTAGAATGCCCCAGTGTAGTTCAGGCACATGGTCAGTAAAGGTGAGTCAGTTCAGCAGGACTGTAGCAGGACTAGCAGGACTGTAGCAGGACAGGTGCTTCAGTGCAGTGCCATAGCCAGCCAAAAACCACCAAGCAACCCACTTTCCAATCTCTTTTGTTCACCTAAAACGGTCTGTAGTTTCACTTCTTCGCTATTGTTTCAGTCCTGCCATGTGGCACCACAGTACAGAGCCACATAAAAGCATTGGCCACAATCTTAAGGCTTGACACTGAGTGCACCTAATGCATTGTGGGGTATTAGTTCTTGACCACATAATGACTGTGGATCAGCTGTTCACCTAGAACAAACACAGCGGCCGGTAAACTGATGACGGGTGAAACGTGATCTTCTACATGTCCTTAGTCAAAAGTCTTTTCAGTGAAAGAACACCGTTCATCCTCCTCTTGTTTAAAGAGAGCTTGCTTTGGTTTAAAAACAAGTTTCTCTTGTCTCAGGAGAACACTTCATCGAGATCTCGGAATACAGTTTTATGACTTCATTTATTTTCTTCTGCAGATCATATTTCGTTTTGCACTTGCGCTCTTCAAGTGCAAAGAGGAGGAGTTTTTGAAGTTGCAGGACGCCATGGGTATTTTTAAGTATCTCCGATATTTCACACGTACAATCCTGGATGCAAGgtaacatttttattattattagctttTTAATCCGTAATGTAATGAATTATTGACCTGGTGCCTTATCAGGTATCACAATAAGATTCTCATCTTCAGTTCAGTACTTGGATGTCAGTACTCCCCGGATGTAGAAACCTTGAAGTACAATTCCTCTGTATCTGTCTCCTACAGGAAGCTGATGAATATGGCCTTTGTGGACATGAACCCTTTCCCCATGCGGCAAATCCAGAATCGACGCACGTTTCACCTGGAGAAGGTTCGTCTGGAGCTCACAGAGCTGGAGGCCATTAGACAGACGTTCCTACGGGAGCGGGAGACCAGCCAAGAGGGGCGCGCCGTCATCAGTGATGACGAGGAAGACAACTGAGTCCCCACCAATCAGAGCTCAGACCATAGAACTGAGAAGCCAATAGAACACTCATGCATTCCTATATGTTTTTgtcttgtgttttatatttgtttCCTTCGGTCATACACCATGCTGTACCCAGCTCACTGTCTTCGGAGTGACTGGTTCAAAGATCAGTCGTTACTGCAAGTAAGGCCCAAAGAACATCAAGTAGCCATTTTGAGCTTTTCAGCAACTTTGAATCCTTTTATTTCTTTGAGTTGTGAATAATGATTTCATATTCTGTATTTTCATTGGTCTCACATATCAGTATTAGAGTCCAGTGTAATGGTATATGTTACATGTGTACAGTAGCAGGTGCTTCTGAGCAGAATGAAGGTTCAGGATCATTTCATGTAATGCTACGCATAGTGCTACAACAGCATTGGTCAATCATTGTATTTCACCTATCAGAACATTACACAGAAGACTCTTGTGTAAATCAGAGCGTGTTTACTATCACTTGTTTACTAGTTTATGCAATGTTTATTTAGCATTGCGAATGAATTTCTGTCTTTTGAAATATATGTAATTTCTGGTTTGAGCTCTTCGAAATTCCATATTCTTGGTACTCCTAATTCTGTTTTCATTGTGTTCTGAGGCACTTAAATCACTTTAAATTACAGATGTACTATTTTATGACATTACCTTTTATTGTAAATTGAGCAGTAGTGAATTCATTCCTTCATAAGTGTCTGCAGAGGCGCAGTTAAAAATTCCTTTTCAGTCATGAGATGACACTTAGCTGCTGAAAAACTATTGTTGTATAATGCAGATCATTCAGTCTGTCAGAGCAAACCACTTATCTTCTGCTTGAATGGTTTTCCATTGTTGGCAATCAGCTGGATTTGGAACTGTGTGATTTCAGAGTTGTCAGGGTTTTGCCATAAATCTAGTGCTGTCTGTGTCATGCATGTTGTCAGTTTGACAGCCAGGCAAGCTGTATTTCACGACTTATTACCAACTGTGGCCTTGAATTCCAGACTAGGTCAATTGATGTGGGTTTGTTCCCCGTGTAGCTGTATTTTATATAATTGTATAAATAGTAATAGCTTTCCTTCATTTTGGTACATTATTTGCAGAATAAAAAGTTAGTTTACCTGGTTAATGTACTTTCATCAGCTGTAAACAGTATTATCTCACTTTTATAGTAATCTAACCTTAAAGTGTGCCAGTGGTCAATGTTCCATTTATTAGAAGTTTCGACTTCTGTTATTTTTATATACTTCAGTAAAATCCAGAGTGCAGTTTGACGTGAAGGGCCCATTTTAATGAGGGACTTTGTACTTTTTTCAGTTTATTGCACATTTCATAGTTCTAGAGTTTCACTCTGCCATTTTAATATCCTCATTTCAGCAGATGTACTTGTATTTGTAATACAATAACTCTCATGTATTTTCATCACTCACAGCATTTTCAAGTAGCTTCGTTTGATTATTTCCCCCCCCTTTTTGTACTATTTACATCAGAAACTCACCAGTACTCACAGTTGTCTATGCATGTTAGCTTGTTTCACATTCCCATCTGTGTTTACTGATGTATGGTTCCCGACAaagcaaaaaatgtttttaaattgaCTAATAATCTCAAACTGTGAATTTTCTCTTGGAGAGCTGGTCTCTCAGATGACCACATGAATTATAGGATAATCATGCTTTGTTGTATCTGAAGTTTCTTCGATATAGGTCAGTGTGCTTGTGATCAGTGCTGTAATACAAATTGGATGGAGAACTATTTCTGTATACTTTCTTTTGTCTCTCAGTatgttttatattatataaGGGGTTTTTTTGGACACCATATATAGCGAGCCTGCTTCACAATGATCCAGTCCAGATTTTGATTTTGctgtattttaatatttaagatGGTGTTTTAAGTTTGCAATGGTTCATCAGTGAAAGCCACTGCACACATCTTCCCTTATACAAAACCATGTAGACACAATGTAATCAGTTTGAATGTTCCCACAGACTGATACACAATGTAATCTCATGTTCCACACTAGTGTCGTGATCGCTCAATAAATTGCATATAGCACAAAGGTTGAGATTAATGTGTAGTTTCACTTATTGTGCTCTGGGTTTTGTTCTCATTAGAGGAAGTCCgtcaaaatcaaaacaaaaaggCCTTTTCTACACAGAATGGCCTTGAAAATCTTTGACAGGAAACTGAAGATAGGATGCTGGACAATAGAGACTCACCTTTACTTCCTTCCtgttgttttttcttcactaaatctgtgctacccattTGGACAGCGCTTGTATTATGTGTCATCGTTCTGAGTTTAAATTGGTGAGAGAAAAGCTAGCTATTTAAGAAAATATTTCAGTATGGTTTTTATAGGGGACTCGCGTGTGCCCTTGTTtctccagcaggtggcagtgttGCTTGCTGTGTTTAAAACAGATAGGCACTTAAATAATAAAAGttattttaatgtgatttgccAATTTGGTCTGAAGGTGGCCTGTATATATGAATCAATATCCTGCTAACTTGTGGAGACTGCTTATGTCTCAAACGTTCATTCTAAATTATACTTCAAATCACGAATTCCACGGCCGTTATTAAATATTAGTCTTTAACTATAACCTGACCTAAATAGTATTGATATGACTTGTACCGGCGTCTTGCAACACAAAATCTTGAACATGATCAACAGGTGGCGCGTGCGCGTGTCCGGGGGGTGAAGACGCGCTCGTGCTGAATAAGTCATCAGTGCTTCAGTGTGCAGAGCGATCAGTAATATAGACCCTATAAATGTGCTGCCAGCAGCCGCCTCCAGTTGCGCACCAATATACTTACACTTACAACGTATTCTTACTTGAGCAAATAAGGTAAGTCATTTGTTTTAAGATTGAGAATCCGTAGCATAAATTACGTCCATAAGTTTTCTGACTTAAGTTACATCCATATCGTTTCCACTAGTGATGCGTTCCGACAGAAGCATTAGTTGGTGTTTTGTTAATTGCGTAAACGTCATGTCACGTTAATTATTTCATATGCTACTTACTGCCTGAAAGGTAAAGACTTATACTGTTACGCATGTACGTGTTTGTGTCTGCACACGTAAAATAACGACACAGCGACGGGTCTATTAAGGGTCTTAGGAAGTTAAGTGAAGGGGACGTATGCATGATCTCGGTTTGACGTTTTGAAGCTGTAATTGTTTCATGTATTAAAAAGTCCTGGAGACACCGTTTCTCCTGCTGCTGTCACTGAGTTGCGTGActttgttctgttctgtttcgTGATGCATAATATTCAGAAACACTGGCTCTGTCATCATACTTCAAAAAAACGTGTCAACCATAATTGTTCAGAACAGGAAACCGTTCAAACTAACTGAGCTTTCTAACATACAGTATTAAGAAAGACAGAGGCATCCCTACATAAGAGCCCAGTGGAGGTTTTGTCTCCCAGATGTGATGGAATGCGTGTGGCGTGCTGAGACATGCGTAGGCTGGATGAGTTGAACTTCACAGCCCTGTTTCTGAAGCGCATGAAAACACCCCCCAGACATAAATACATGTTTTTTCACAGCATCTCTGGGATTGTCTATGCTACCCTGAAGGAATACCAGCCAGACCCCTAGATGTGTTTGTGCTGAACTCTTACCAAGACTGCGCTGTCATCGATGAGGACACTGGGCATGGCTGTGTTCAAGCAACAGAAAGTGGAAGATTTTTATGAAGCTGGGGAGGAGCTTGGAAGGTGAGTAACAGGAGAAATGACTATGGAATTGCAGGCATCTACAACAACCCAGCAGGCGAAGCACAAGTCCTCATGAACCTTTATCGTATGGTTTAATGATGGTTCCTAAGAGAGCACTCCAAGTCTTTCTGTGATGTTTGAGAAGGGAGCGGCTGTGAGGAGTCATCGTTGGAAGAGCACGAGACGTTTGGCACCATCTAGTTTGTAGTCTCTGCTCAACAACAAGCAAATGTCTGCTTGGTTGTTTTCTTTTAGTGGTCATCATCCTAaattgtagtgtaactgtgACATGAAAATTCAAAAGAGATCTGAACATTAATACGTGAGTTCTCATATCCGGTTATTCATGATAAGGTCAAAGACTCACTGCAGTCGGGAAAAACTCACTGCAGGTGTTTTCTTGTTCTCTTGACTTGGCAGTTGACCTCACTCCTCAGTgacttttctctctttttcaaaGCACACTCCATCACAAAGCACAACTATCACCACTAAACTCAACTGAACTAACGAATATCAACTGTAAAAACACAATTCCTACCACTCTTTCAGCAGAAGGAAGTTATAAATCTATCCACAAGGGAAGAGAGGTTATAGTGTTCAATTGCTTGTTAGCTTCCAGGAAAGGTGTATATTACCACCCAGGTGGGTGTCCTGTCCTCCTGACCTGGGCATGACGGCTGCATGGGGTGGAGCTAAGCTGGAATACACCGATTCTGTCCAAAGTCAATTTATCTACATTTGAATCATTAACAACACATCAGAATAACTTCTGTTCTAAAAGATAGGCTGTTAGCATAAAACACAGAAGCTAAGCTGGTGGttgtttgttgttattttgaTCATTTAAAGCGCCACCACCATCTGCCCGACTGGTTAGGTCTCCTGTTTTCCCTCCCTCGTTTACATGGAGTGTTTGACACACCCAGGCTCATGTAGGGGTGATAACACACTAGACTGTGATGGTAACTTCTAGAGTTTAGAGTCAAATCTTAAAATGTTAACATTTGTGAGATAAACCATGCACCGTTAATCATTACAGCATTGTCAATGTGATTTCAGATCAACACCTACAGTAAAGCAGACACGCTTGCATTTCCATTCAAGGGCAGAACGTGTAGTTGCCAGTAATGTTTGCCTGGCGTATTATTGAATCCCTAAGTGTAATGGGGGGTCAGCTATCTTTGTGGTGGAAACATGATTGTACACAAATACAAGTTAAAGAGGAAACAGCACATTTCTATGGTTTCACAGAACCATCTGTGGCAATCAGGCAGCAGCATtacagagagagcaagagacagacatcagacagagagaatgagaaaatgTAAGGCTCACAAATGGAAAAGCTCAGACTGAATGAAGAATAAGAATTATAAATAGGGGGTGTGTGATGTAGTAATGCACAGCCAGGCACTCTGCCTTGAGCAAGTCTTCCAATTTGTTGCTTGTGCATGTGAGTTGGGGCTACTTGTCATGAATCACATTTAAGCAaagttttgggggtgggggggttgttaCACAACTCCTAAAAGCAAACTGCAGACATGACATGCAGAGTCTTTCTGAAGGCCTGCTCGTGTGCTGCATGAGACCTTTTGCTATTAATAAACTCCCCTTGAGATCTTGTTTTCATTCATTCTGTTTGCGCTGTGTTTAAGGCTTAAGGCAATGTGTTTTAAGCAGGTTATCTGCATAAAAGTTCCTTCTGTGTGTTTCATGAGAGAAAAATACTTGTGCTTTTTTTACTTGTGGTTTAGCAGTGGCAGCTAGTGAGATGGAAGAGACAGATCACTGATATCAGTCATTTTACTTCTTCAGTGTCGTCTCCTGGAGTCTTGGCTTGGGTACCTTGAGACATGCTGTCACCTGTACCCAGTGCTGATGGTTTGCTAAAGGAAGTTTTGCCATATCAGAGTCCCACTAACCCCAttttcttagtttttttttttaagaacaaGAGGTTTGTATGCTGTAGTTTATGAGTACATAAATGCTTTGTACATGTGATTTCTCCTCAGAGTTTCCTCAGCAAGTCTGTGGTGCATTTTGTGAGTGTGTCACAACATAAGCAGCACGATGACGAATTAACACAGCATTCGTAGGCTGGATGTGGTCACCTTATCTTACTGCAGGGCTGCAGTGCTATTGCACAGTTCTAATAAGGCACTTTGAAGTAACACACTTGATTCTGTTTTAACATGGAGAATCCTCAAGGTGTTTGATAGTTAAAGCAGAGGATGAGCACTACCAGTGGATGAGGAGAGAGCTGCTGCTTTTCACCCAGTGCTACTTGTGACAGGACTTCTATTCATAACACTTTCATTTCATCAAATCACCATTAGGCAGTTATTGTTTGTGTTTCTGATGGACCAGGCTGTTTATTTATAGCGAATGAGTACATTGAGCTCGGTTCAAATCTCAAAGAACAGTCAATTTCAATTTCaataagctttattggcatgaccatattcagttacagtattgccaaagcagtgttatcattcaacatgaataactcattgaaaaatatgaacaattctaattatgatgaacttgaacatgaatttaaagttgaaaaagtgaaaagaaaggaaagcaaataaataacaaaagtagaggagaaaaaaaataaataaatagatcaaCATAAATCAGTGTTTACAAACAGGGTATGTGTCTTTGAGTAGTTCTTTCACACGGCTGCTCTGTCCGTACAACATTATGGTGTAACTGGACTTCCAACTTGTTAGTTTTATGGTCTAATAATGTTATTTATAAATGCCCCTGTATAAGACCTTCAGGTTGTGTTACAATGATATGACGAAACATAATGGTTGAATATTAAACAGCTGCAGAAGTCAGTGAGAGGGAGTCATGTTTGATTTCTGTACAGGCCAAAGTGAAGTACTTCTGCGTAGGTGGGATAATGACCTGCGTGGGTTGGTGGCCCCCTCTGGAAAATCTAGTTCTTCAGCAGTGGTGACAGCCAGAGTGAAGCAGTGTTGTAGTCTACACTTGTTATGCCTGAACTCACTGTCTCTGTGAAGCATTATAACAGCCTTTAGGTAAAATTAAAGATATAGTTACACATATATTAATTTTATTTCTGATTTGCAGTTTTATGCACAAAAATGTTTAGACATATCTGTTTAGATaacattgtttttatatattggTCTCACTGTGTGAGTCAGCTGGTCTATTTTTTTAAGCTCAGACAAATTTTTGCAGTTTGCCCACTTTATAGTGTGTGACATGCAATGTTCTCTTCTGTTATACTTGGGCTCCCTCTCATACATCCGTGTATCTATGGACTTACAAAAGAGGGAACTTGCGTTAGTAACAGTGACAGTGGATCTTGTAGTGTTGAGGGTTTCCCTCAGGCTGTGTTACCGAGAGCTGCATCTCAACGTTGGGCTGGAACCACAGGCAACCACACAGCCACTGCCGGGCCTCAGCAAAGCTAATACCCAGCAGCTGTTGGGAGTGGAGGGTCCAGTGAGACCCAGAGCTGTCACAGCTACAGGCAGACTCAGACTGAAGCTAGCCGGCACGCACACTGTGGGAGGACTCACTCCCCCTCCATCCACTCATAGAATCACGCCATCAACAAAGCACTTGAGGAGATCTTGTGTTCTTGTAAGAGAGGTGGGTCTAAATGTCCAGGTCAATTTGTTACAGCACAGGgaggctttttttttcttggtgTTTGAATTATGTGATTTACAATGAAAGAGTTTATAGTGTAAAGGGAGGGTCAGGTTCATTGGTCCCTATGGCCGCTTTTCTTAGAAAAGCATGAAATGGCTCATGTTGTTAGCTCATTGCGGGTTTTCTGAAGATGTGTTATGACTCAGTGCTTGAGACCCCATTAATTTTACCCCTTTTGTTACACAGAGTAAGACCCCTCATACATGGCCATGTAGGAGTGATTTGTGTGAGAGTGGTCCTTGGGGTGAAACTGAGTTGCAGATATAATGGATGAAAAGAACATTTGAGATGCATGGCCCCTCTGACCCCCCAGGTTTGTGTTCTCCCCAGACCCGTTCAGAGAAGGCCAGCCCTACGGCAGTGCATTCCTGCCTAGCCTGTTTAGCTTTTCTTTACTGGGTGTGCTTGTGGGTGGATCTTATCATACGTTTCACTCTCAACACTTTCTATACCACTggggaaagagagggatggCCAACCCCACCCCATGTTTCCCCTCAAGACCCCTGTAGGTAGATTGCTCTGAGCTGTGGTATAAAGttcacagtggtgtgtgtgtgtgtgtgtgtgtgtgtgtgtgtctacttaTAATCCTGCCCACAATAAtttaatttatatttaataaaattattttaatttaatttaataatcAAGTTTTAGAATAAATTTTATTATGTCACTACAGCATTTAAGCAACTGTTTCATTGTTTTGAAAGAAAATAACATGCACTTTGAATAATTATCTGGTGTCTGAAGTTAATCAGTGTTTATGTTTTTCTTATATATTATGTAAGTGATATGCCTAAACTTGCAAACATGCACCAACCAGAGAGATCCTAGCATTTCTTTGTATCTCTATAAATGGCAATCTTAAAACATCAGTAGAGAGTACTTTGAAACAAAGGCTAGGCTGGAAAGTGGAGCTTAGATGGAATGTGTATAATTGCGACCCTGTCAAGGGACAGACCTAATCCAGACCCCTCTCAGATGGACAGACCTAATCCAGGCCCCTCTCGGATCTCCAATGTAGACCATCACCCCAAAAAAGGGCTGGCAGGTGTGAGTGGATTGGAGCAGTGGTTGGGTTCAAATTAACCCGGCTTCCCTGATAGCACATAGAGACAAGCAGCCTTTCACTCAcatgtgaaacacacacagcaaggcCTCATCCCCTAATCACAGGAGATGAATATGGAAAGTGATAAAGATGCGACATGATGTGCTTCCTGCGAAAAAAAAAACCGTGGAAAGGCTCCATGGAACCTCTGCTTTAATGTTGAGGAGTTTTATGAGTTCCTAATTACTCCTGCGCCCACAGAAGCCCTGATGGTTTTTAAAGTGCGACACAGATCTGATGTTCTCTAGACCCAAGCTCTCTCTCAAGCCCATTTTCATCCTGCTTTTTcactccgtctctctccctctctctcagcgTCCTCCTAATCCCTCTGCCCTGCTCTGTCCCTCTGTGATATCTCCATGAGTTAGTGGACCATCTTGAGAGTGGTGAGGTCTGAATGGTCCAGACTGACAGGCAGGATGATGGGTGTGTTAGTGAGCTGCAGCATCAGAGGTGATGCAGGCTGGAGGAACGTTCACCAGTCCCCCTTGTTTTTTGTTTAACGGTACAAATAACAGGAAGAGGGGACGTGACAGCAGGGACAGAGCGGTTTATGGTCTGAAATATTAATGGCGTTGTCCTCTACGGCTGTAGCTGTATTCAGTTCCCCAATTTGATGCACCTGGtggaagtgttttttttttttccactgcTTCACACAACTTAGCTGATTAATTTTCGACACCTCTCTCTAACTTGATACAACACGCAGGAGAAATCCTGTCTGAGCTTATTTAAACTGCCAAGCATGATACTGATGCGCCTATAGTTCACCACATTAGACATGAGAGAGAATACGAGGAGAAAGTGTTGTAAAAATGTGAAACAAACCAATAACAGAAATGGTTGATTCAGTAAAATACCAAGTAGGAGGGTGGCATTTGTCTacttgtctgtatgtgtgtgttcatcctaCTGCATACCTCAGATGTCATGCTAGCTAGCTGAACGGTTTCCCTTCAAAACTCCCTGGGAGGTGTTTAGCACCCAATTGTGCTTGTCACACTGGGTGAATAATTCCATTAGTGACTTACATCCCACAGTTGCCTCGAGGTCAAAAGTTAATTTTAACCTTACATATCATCGGGTTTTACAGTCATACTTTGGCCACAAACTGTTTTAAACTTGAAGATTTGTTCTGCTTTTAAACTCATTCTTTAAACTTATTATTTGTATACCAAATTTGATTGCTGCTTATGTGGAAGGTAAATGATAGTAGTGTTTTCTGCCTCGTCTCTTAACTCCTCGGCGTACCACACCTTTGTCCAAGAAAAGGAACTTCTAGTGCACTGAAAGGTCAAATAGTTCTTGCTACAATGATCTCAGAGAATTGTCCTGGTCTAAAGAGGCTAGAGTCCAACTTCCTTTCATGGATTGTATTGTATTTCATTTCCTGTGGAAATAAATGTAAAGCGAGAAGCATTTAGCACCCTCAACAAAGCCCAGCTCAtcaaacatacatgcacaaTCGCTTCTGTTTGTTTTCCTCGTGTCTGTCTTTCAGTGGGCAGTTCGCTATAGTGAAGCGATGTAAGGAGAAGAGCAGCGGCGTGGAGTACGCGGCCAAGTTCATCAAGAAG
It includes:
- the LOC143515307 gene encoding TBC1 domain family member 2B-like isoform X1, whose translation is MAPLTPQVDQRVFKDLMNEKLPRLHAHFEQYKVDFSLITFNWFLVVFVDSVVSDILFKIWDAFLYEGPKIIFRFALALFKCKEEEFLKLQDAMGIFKYLRYFTRTILDARKLMNMAFVDMNPFPMRQIQNRRTFHLEKVRLELTELEAIRQTFLRERETSQEGRAVISDDEEDN
- the LOC143515307 gene encoding TBC1 domain family member 2B-like isoform X2 is translated as MNEKLPRLHAHFEQYKVDFSLITFNWFLVVFVDSVVSDILFKIWDAFLYEGPKIIFRFALALFKCKEEEFLKLQDAMGIFKYLRYFTRTILDARKLMNMAFVDMNPFPMRQIQNRRTFHLEKVRLELTELEAIRQTFLRERETSQEGRAVISDDEEDN